In Quercus robur chromosome 10, dhQueRobu3.1, whole genome shotgun sequence, a genomic segment contains:
- the LOC126702343 gene encoding 2-alkenal reductase (NADP(+)-dependent)-like isoform X5 has product MASGGGVEEVSNKQVILKDYVSGFPKESDMCLNTSGTIKLKVPEGSNAVLVKNLYLSCDPYMRGRMKQPIPGNETYIEPFKPGSPIVGYGVAKVLDSGHPDFKKGDLIWGITGWEEYSLITETQTLFKIHHTDVPFSYYTGLLGMPGMTAYAGFYEICSPKKGEHVFISAASGAVGQLVGQFAKLLGCYVVGSAGSKEKVDLLKNKFGFNEAFNYKEEPDLHAALKRLVVIYAVINICNYHMRLD; this is encoded by the exons ATGGcgagtggtggtggtgttgaGGAAGTGAGCAACAAGCAAGTGATCTTGAAGGACTATGTGTCTGGTTTTCCTAAAGAATCAGACATGTGCTTGAACACTTCTGGTACCATAAAGCTGAAGGTTCCAGAAGGTTCCAATGCTGTTCTTGTGAAGAATCTGTACTTGTCTTGCGATCCCTACATGCGTGGTCGTATGAAACAGCCCATTCCTGGGAATGAGACTTACATCGAACCCTTCAAACCTGGTTCG CCCATTGTTGGATATGGAGTAGCTAAAGTATTGGATTCTGGGCATCCAGACTTCAAGAAAGGTGACTTGATTTGGGGAATTACTGGATGGGAAGAATATAGTCTCATTACAGAAACACAGACTCTGTTTAAAATTCATCACACTGATGTTCCTTTCTCCTACTATACTGGACTTCTTG GTATGCCCGGTATGACTGCTTATGCTGGTTTTTATGAGATTTGCTCTCCTAAGAAAGGAGAACATGTCTTCATTTCAGCAGCTTCTGGGGCAGTTGGTCAACTTGTAGGACAGTTCGCCAAGCTATTGGGCTGCTATGTTGTTGGAAGTGCTGGAAGCAAAGAAAAG GTTGATTTGCTGAAGAACAAGTTTGGTTTCAACGAGGCCTTCAACTACAAAGAAGAGCCTGACTTACATGCAGCTTTAAAAAG
- the LOC126702343 gene encoding 2-alkenal reductase (NADP(+)-dependent)-like isoform X2 — translation MASGGGVEEVSNKQVILKDYVSGFPKESDMCLNTSGTIKLKVPEGSNAVLVKNLYLSCDPYMRGRMKQPIPGNETYIEPFKPGSPIVGYGVAKVLDSGHPDFKKGDLIWGITGWEEYSLITETQTLFKIHHTDVPFSYYTGLLGMPGMTAYAGFYEICSPKKGEHVFISAASGAVGQLVGQFAKLLGCYVVGSAGSKEKVDLLKNKFGFNEAFNYKEEPDLHAALKRYFPEGIDIYFENVGGKMLDAVILNMRAHGRIAVCGMISQYNLEHPEGVHNLMTVVWKRVRIEGFMVYEYYHLYQKFLELVLPCIKEGKITYVEDVAEGLESAPAALIGLFTGRNVGKQVVVVARE, via the exons ATGGcgagtggtggtggtgttgaGGAAGTGAGCAACAAGCAAGTGATCTTGAAGGACTATGTGTCTGGTTTTCCTAAAGAATCAGACATGTGCTTGAACACTTCTGGTACCATAAAGCTGAAGGTTCCAGAAGGTTCCAATGCTGTTCTTGTGAAGAATCTGTACTTGTCTTGCGATCCCTACATGCGTGGTCGTATGAAACAGCCCATTCCTGGGAATGAGACTTACATCGAACCCTTCAAACCTGGTTCG CCCATTGTTGGATATGGAGTAGCTAAAGTATTGGATTCTGGGCATCCAGACTTCAAGAAAGGTGACTTGATTTGGGGAATTACTGGATGGGAAGAATATAGTCTCATTACAGAAACACAGACTCTGTTTAAAATTCATCACACTGATGTTCCTTTCTCCTACTATACTGGACTTCTTG GTATGCCCGGTATGACTGCTTATGCTGGTTTTTATGAGATTTGCTCTCCTAAGAAAGGAGAACATGTCTTCATTTCAGCAGCTTCTGGGGCAGTTGGTCAACTTGTAGGACAGTTCGCCAAGCTATTGGGCTGCTATGTTGTTGGAAGTGCTGGAAGCAAAGAAAAG GTTGATTTGCTGAAGAACAAGTTTGGTTTCAACGAGGCCTTCAACTACAAAGAAGAGCCTGACTTACATGCAGCTTTAAAAAG GTACTTTCCAGAAGGcattgatatttattttgagaatgtTGGGGGAAAGATGCTTGATGCAGTGATACTCAACATGAGGGCCCATGGCCGCATTGCTGTATGTGGGATGATTTCGCAGTACAACCTTGAGCACCCTGAAGGTGTGCACAATTTAATGACTGTGGTTTGGAAACGGGTCCGAATAGAAGGATTCATGGTTTATGAATACTACCACCTCTATCAAAAGTTCCTGGAGTTGGTTCTGCCTTGCATCAAAGAAGGGAAGATTACGTATGTGGAAGATGTAGCTGAAG
- the LOC126702343 gene encoding 2-alkenal reductase (NADP(+)-dependent)-like isoform X1, translated as MASGGGVEEVSNKQVILKDYVSGFPKESDMCLNTSGTIKLKVPEGSNAVLVKNLYLSCDPYMRGRMKQPIPGNETYIEPFKPGSPIVGYGVAKVLDSGHPDFKKGDLIWGITGWEEYSLITETQTLFKIHHTDVPFSYYTGLLGMPGMTAYAGFYEICSPKKGEHVFISAASGAVGQLVGQFAKLLGCYVVGSAGSKEKVDLLKNKFGFNEAFNYKEEPDLHAALKRYFPEGIDIYFENVGGKMLDAVILNMRAHGRIAVCGMISQYNLEHPEGVHNLMTVVWKRVRIEGFMVYEYYHLYQKFLELVLPCIKEGKITYVEDVAEGLESAPAALIGLFTGRNVGKQVVVVARE; from the exons ATGGcgagtggtggtggtgttgaGGAAGTGAGCAACAAGCAAGTGATCTTGAAGGACTATGTGTCTGGTTTTCCTAAAGAATCAGACATGTGCTTGAACACTTCTGGTACCATAAAGCTGAAGGTTCCAGAAGGTTCCAATGCTGTTCTTGTGAAGAATCTGTACTTGTCTTGCGATCCCTACATGCGTGGTCGTATGAAACAGCCCATTCCTGGGAATGAGACTTACATCGAACCCTTCAAACCTGGTTCG CCCATTGTTGGATATGGAGTAGCTAAAGTATTGGATTCTGGGCATCCAGACTTCAAGAAAGGTGACTTGATTTGGGGAATTACTGGATGGGAAGAATATAGTCTCATTACAGAAACACAGACTCTGTTTAAAATTCATCACACTGATGTTCCTTTCTCCTACTATACTGGACTTCTTG GTATGCCCGGTATGACTGCTTATGCTGGTTTTTATGAGATTTGCTCTCCTAAGAAAGGAGAACATGTCTTCATTTCAGCAGCTTCTGGGGCAGTTGGTCAACTTGTAGGACAGTTCGCCAAGCTATTGGGCTGCTATGTTGTTGGAAGTGCTGGAAGCAAAGAAAAG GTTGATTTGCTGAAGAACAAGTTTGGTTTCAACGAGGCCTTCAACTACAAAGAAGAGCCTGACTTACATGCAGCTTTAAAAAG GTACTTTCCAGAAGGcattgatatttattttgagaatgtTGGGGGAAAGATGCTTGATGCAGTGATACTCAACATGAGGGCCCATGGCCGCATTGCTGTATGTGGGATGATTTCGCAGTACAACCTTGAGCACCCTGAAGGTGTGCACAATTTAATGACTGTGGTTTGGAAACGGGTCCGAATAGAAGGATTCATGGTTTATGAATACTACCACCTCTATCAAAAGTTCCTGGAGTTGGTTCTGCCTTGCATCAAAGAAGGGAAGATTACGTATGTGGAAGATGTAGCTGAAGGTCTGGAGAGTGCCCCAGCAGCACTGATAGGCCTCTTCACCGGCCGCAATGTTGGAAAGCAA